GCGCTGACACGCGACGAAGACGTCCTCGACACCTGGTTCTCCTCCGCGCTGTGGCCGTTCTCGACGCTCGGCTGGCCCGACGAGACGAAGGAGCTCGAGCGCTTCTATCCGACCAACGTGCTCGTCACCGGCTTCGACATCATCTTCTTCTGGGTCGCGCGCATGATGATGATGGGCCTCTATTTCAAAAAAGAGGTCCCCTTCCACGACGTCTATATCCACGCCCTCGTCCGCGACGAGAAGGGCGCCAAGATGTCGAAGTCGAAGGGCAATGTCATCGACCCGCTGCATCTCATCAACGACTATGGCGCCGACGCGCTGCGCTTCACTCTGGCGGCAATGGCCGCGCAGGGCCGCGACATCAAGCTGGCGACGCAGCGCGTCGAAGGCTATCGCAATTTCGCGACCAAGCTGTGGAACGCCTCCCGTTTCGCCGAGATCAACGGCTGCGCGCGTGTTCCCGGCTATGATCCGGCGCGCAACGAGATCACGCTGAACCGCTGGATCGTGAGCGAAGCCGCGCGCGCGGCGGAGGAGATCGGCGCCGCGATCGAGGCCTATCGCTTCAACGATGCCGCCGGCGCCGCCTATCGCTTCGTCTGGAACGTGTTCTGCGACTGGTATCTGGAGCTGGCAAAACCGCTGCTGCAGGGCGAGGACGGCGCCGCCAAGGACGAGACGCGCGCCGCCGCCGCTTTCACGCTCGACCAGATCTATGCGCTGCTGCATCCTTTCATGCCCTTCCTCACCGAGGAGCTGTGGGGCGTGAAGGGCCTGGAAGGCCCGCCGCGCGAGACCCCGCTGGCGCTCGCCCCCTGGCCCGCGCTGACGGGGCTGCGCGACGCGGCCGCCGAAGCGGAGATCGGCTGGGTGGTCGACCTCGTCTCGGAGGTGCGCTCGGTACGTTCCGAGCTCAATCTCGCCGCCGGCGCCGAGGCGCCTCTGGTGCTGGTCGCCGCCGGCGCCGAGGTCGAGGCGCGCATTTCCGTTTGGGGCGACACCGCGCGCAAGCTCGCGCGTCTCTCCTCGATCGGCTTTTCCGATACAGCGCCCAAGAGCAGCGCGCAGCTGTTGGTGCGCGGCGTGCTCGCCGCCATTCCACTCGAAGGGATGATCGATTTCGCCGCCGAGAAGATCCGGCTCGTCAAGGAGACGGCGAAGCTCGAGGGCGATGTGAAGAAGATCGAGGCCAAGCTCGCCAACGCCGACTTCCTGGCGCGTGCTCCGGAAGAGGTGATCGAGGAAAATCGCGATCGCCTCGACGATCTGCGCGCCCGCATCGAAAAGCTGGCGGCGGCCGCGAAGCGGCTCGGCTGACGCCACACGCTTCGGTTTCTTCTCAAAACGCGAACGCCCCGCCGATCGGCGGGGCGTTTCGGTTCGTTCATGTCCGTTTCACGACGATGCTGTCACAAGGGCGCGACGTTTCGTCCCTCCCCGTCATTGCGAGCGCAGCGAAGCGACCCAGAGCCATAGCCCGGCCTCTGACTCGCTACGCCGCTTTTCTCGCAATGACGGCCCTGCCCCGAGCGCACGCACGCTCAGCCGAATTTGAACAGCACGCCATAGCCGCCGCGCGGATAATTCCACACGATATCGCCCTGCGGCTCGCACAGGACGCGACAGGTGCCGCATTCGAGGCAGCCATCCGGCGTGATCTCGACCTGTCCGGAGGCCGTCTGCTCATAGCAGCCGGCGGGGCAGATCTTGGTCATCGCCAACAGATTCTTCGACGGCGTCGTGTGCGGCTGCACGACGATATGGGGCTTTCCTTGGTCGACGAGATAGCGGTTCTGGAACAGCTTCTCCTCGACTCGCGCAACTTGCGTCGACATCGCAAATCCTCCTCTCAACGCCAGGCGCGAGCCAGGCGCCATGCATCTCCGACCAATCCCGTCAGCGAGCGCTTCTGGCGGAAGGCTCTGACCGACGCCTTTTCCTTCTCGATCTTCGGCGTTCCGTCGACACGCAAGAAATTCTCCATCGCCTTCGACACGAGGGTCGGATAGTCGAGGAAGAAATTATGCGCCTGCGTGTGCAGCAGCGCCGGCATATCTTTGTATTTCTTCAGATCCTTCATCACGAAACTGTCATCGAGCAGCTTCTTGTAGAGCGCCAGATTCTGCTTCGTCATCGGATCCTTGCGCGACTTCACCTGGAAGATCGCCTCGCCGGCGAGCCGCCCGGAGGTCATAGCAAGATTCGAGCCTTCCCGATGAATGGCGTTGTTGAGCTGCGCCGCGTCGCCGACGACCACCCAGCCGTCGCCGAACAGCTCCGGAATCGTCTTGAAACCGCCTTCCGGAATGAGATGCGCGGCATATTCCTTCACTTCGGAGCCTTCGATCAACGGCGCGATCGACGGATGCGATTTGAAGTTCTCCAGCATTCCATAAGGCGTCTCCTCGTTTTCGGCGAAATCCGACACGAGGCAACCAAAGCCGACAGAAATGCTCTCTTTGTTCGTGTAGACGAAGCCCATGCCGGTCATCCCCTTGGAGATGGTGCCGGCCGCCTCGATCACGACGCCCTCATCGCCATGGAGGTTGAAGCGCGCTTCGAGCGTCTCGCGCGGCAG
The sequence above is a segment of the Methylosinus trichosporium OB3b genome. Coding sequences within it:
- a CDS encoding FAD-dependent oxidoreductase, with the protein product MIEEKFDAIVIGAGMAGNAAAYTMASRGLNVLQLERGEYAGSKNVQGGILYADMLEKIIPDFREEAPLERHLIEQRFWMMTDRSHTGMHYRSDDFNEERPNRYTIIRSQFDRWFNKQVQAQGAIVISETTVTELVSDAYGKVIGVRTDRSGGTVFADVVVLAEGVNGLLGARAGLRPTPKPDHVALAVKEMHFLPRETLEARFNLHGDEGVVIEAAGTISKGMTGMGFVYTNKESISVGFGCLVSDFAENEETPYGMLENFKSHPSIAPLIEGSEVKEYAAHLIPEGGFKTIPELFGDGWVVVGDAAQLNNAIHREGSNLAMTSGRLAGEAIFQVKSRKDPMTKQNLALYKKLLDDSFVMKDLKKYKDMPALLHTQAHNFFLDYPTLVSKAMENFLRVDGTPKIEKEKASVRAFRQKRSLTGLVGDAWRLARAWR
- a CDS encoding ferredoxin family protein, giving the protein MSTQVARVEEKLFQNRYLVDQGKPHIVVQPHTTPSKNLLAMTKICPAGCYEQTASGQVEITPDGCLECGTCRVLCEPQGDIVWNYPRGGYGVLFKFG